The window GCTTTCAATGGGACTAATATGGGCTGGGGTAGGTATTAATCTGGGAATGATTGTAATCGGGGGTGCACTGGGGAATGGGTTAAGCTTTAAGCAGGCAACCCTGGCTGCATTTATAGGGGGAGTGGTGTTGGCTATTGTCACTTCAGTATGCGGCGTGATTGGAGCACATACTCATTTATCTACAGCAATGATCAGTTCTTTTACATTTGGAAAAGCTGCTATTATCATTATTGCGCTGATACAGGCATTTGGCTCCTATGGCTGGTTCGGAGTCCAGCTGGGGTTGTTTGGAGAGACTGTGAGCACTACCATTAAGATGGCCACGGGACTGGTTTTGCCAACTATACTATGTATTATTGTGGGCGGCATTTTAATGATACTGACATCTACATTTGGGTATAAAAGTTTGGATTTACTGAGTAAAATTGCAGTTCCGCTTTTGATTATTTTGCTTCTGGCCTCAGTTGTTAAAGTAATGCAGGGGTACAGCGTGGGCGAAATTGTAGAGTTTCAAGCTGCTGGTGAGGCAATTTCAATCGGATATGGTATTTCAAGTGCGATTGCTTCTTTCATTGTTGGTGCAGTAGTCGCACCGGACGTCTCCAGATATGCAAAATCACCTAAAGATACAGTGCTAGCCTCCATTTTTGCATTTGCCATTGTAGTGCCTATGATGCTGGTTGTTGGCTGTGTGATGGCCCAGGTGACAGGAACGGCAGATATTATTGATATTATGTTAAAGTTAGGCTGGGGATTTGCGGCTCTTTTGGTTCTGATGCTGGCTCAGTGGACTTCCAATGACAATAACTTGTATTGTGCGGCCCTGGGGTTCGCCGTAGTATTTAAAAAAATGAAGAAATACCAAATTACAATTATTTCTGGTATTATTGGAATCTTGCTGGCCTTAACTGGTATTGCAGAAAATATCACCAGTTTTTTAAATTATCTGGGTGTCCTGATTCCACCTATGGGCGGTGTTTTGGCTTCTGACTATTACTTTTTCCATAAATCCAGATATAGAGAGGAATTAGCGGGGGAAGTTAAGAGTATTGAAATTCCCGCGTGTACTGCCTGGGTAGTTGGATCTGTCCTATCATTTGTCACTACATATACTTCATTCAGCATCACAACTGTTCCGAGTATTGATGGTATACTGGCTGCATTTCTGGTTCATTTTATATGGTCAAAGGTGAGTGAAAAAAATAGGTCAATATCTTAAATTCACTGGTTGGATATATGATTT of the Luxibacter massiliensis genome contains:
- a CDS encoding cytosine permease, with the protein product MEKEKVSVLNDYATSSVPEEKTYNWLSMGLIWAGVGINLGMIVIGGALGNGLSFKQATLAAFIGGVVLAIVTSVCGVIGAHTHLSTAMISSFTFGKAAIIIIALIQAFGSYGWFGVQLGLFGETVSTTIKMATGLVLPTILCIIVGGILMILTSTFGYKSLDLLSKIAVPLLIILLLASVVKVMQGYSVGEIVEFQAAGEAISIGYGISSAIASFIVGAVVAPDVSRYAKSPKDTVLASIFAFAIVVPMMLVVGCVMAQVTGTADIIDIMLKLGWGFAALLVLMLAQWTSNDNNLYCAALGFAVVFKKMKKYQITIISGIIGILLALTGIAENITSFLNYLGVLIPPMGGVLASDYYFFHKSRYREELAGEVKSIEIPACTAWVVGSVLSFVTTYTSFSITTVPSIDGILAAFLVHFIWSKVSEKNRSIS